A segment of the Catenuloplanes nepalensis genome:
TCTACCTGCTGCTGATCGGCGGCAACGGCGTGGCGATCGCGCTGTGCGGGCTGCTGACCGGCCGGGTCCCGGCCGCGGTGGTGGTGGTCATCGCGGTGCTCGGCGGCTGCTGCGCGCCGCTCGGCACCGGCGGCCTGTCCAGCCTGATCAAGGAGCTGTTCCCGCCGGAGCGCCGCGACCGGGTCTACGGCATGGACGTGATGACCTACAACCTGGCCGGCATCTGCGGCCCGGCCGTGGTGGCCGGGATCGCGGAGCTGGGCGGCGCGCGGCCGGCCACGCTGGTGCTGGGCGCGGGCGCGATCACGGCCGGGCTGCTGGTGCTCACGCTGCGGCTGCCGGCCCGGCCCGCGCCGGAGGCGGCCGGCAACGTGCTGACCGGCGGGTTCGGTGCGATCTGGCGGATCCGGCCGCTGCGCGCGGTGACGCTGGCGACCGGCCTGGGCGCGGGCGCGTACGGCGCGTTCCCGCTGATCACCGCGCTGTTGGCGATCGAGTACCACGCGGGCTGGGCGGCCGGTGCGCTGCTGTCCGCGGCCGCGATCGGCGGGCTGGCCGGGTCGCTGCTCTACGCGCGCCATCCGATCGGGGCGAGCCGTCCCGAACGTACCGTCATGATCTGTCTGCTGGCCTCGGCCCTGCCGATGGCGCTGGTGCCGGTCGTGCCCGGCGTGATCCCGGCGCTGCTGCTCTTCGGCGTGGCCGGGTTCTTCTTCGGGCCGCAGTCCGCGGCGCTGTTCGCCAGCCGGGACCGGCACGCGCCGCCGGCCGTGCACACGCAGGTCTTCACGCTCGGCGCCGGGCTCAAGGTGTCCGGGTCCGCGCTGGGTGCCGCGCTGGCCGGCTACGCGGCCGGCGTGGGCGCGGCCGGCCTGCTGCTCGCGGCCGCGGGCGTGTACGCGGCCGGCGGCGTGATCGGCGCGGCCCTGCTGGCCCGCGAGTAGGAGGACGGCCTGCAACCGCGGGCCGGTCTGAGACGTGCAGCTGATACGAGTCGATCGCGGCGGCCGGCCGTCGCGAGGGCAAGGCACACGGGGAGGAATTCACATGATCAGGCGATTCGGCACGCTCGCGCTGGCGGTCCTGGCGCTCACCGCCTGCACGAACAGCGGCGACGACACCGCGAACGGGCCGCTACCGTCTCCCAGCACGGTCAGCGTGGCGCCACCGCCGAGTGCCGCCGCACCGTCGAGCACGGCATCCGCACCGTCGAGCACGGCGCCCGAGCCCGCTCCCGCTCCCGGCGAGACCGGCTCCGGCGACTGGAAGGCCGCGCTGGCCGCCGCGCTGGAGTGCCCCGCCGCCGCGCTCCCGGTCGAGCAGGGCCCGATGTTCAACCGTGACATCACCGGCGACGGCGTCCCGGACGTGCTGGTCGCCGCGGCCTGCACCGGCTCCACGTCGAGCTGGCCGTCCGTGGTCCACGCCTACGACGGCGCCCCGCCGGCCGGCCAGTGGCGGCGGCTCGGCGTGCTGCTCACGCAGGGGGACGGCGTCGACGAGCGCGGCCTGCGGGTCAAGCAGATCCTGATCGACGACGGTACGGTCGTGGTCACGTCGCGGGCGTTCCAGCAGAAGGACGACAACGCGTCCGGCGGCACGCTGACCGTCACCGACCGGTTCACCTGGTCCGGCACCGGATTCACGCGTGGCGAACGTACGATCGCCTGACCATGACGAACTCTCCTCGCCTTCCCGGCGGCACGCAGGTGGTGCTCCGCGAGGCCTCCGTCGACCTCGCCGGTGCCCGGGTGCAGCGTGGCGCGACCGGCCGGGTGGTCGGTGACTCCGAAGCGAACGGTTACCTGGTCCGGCTCACCGACGGCCGCCAGGTGACCGCCGCGCGCGGCGAGCTGGCGCTACGCAAGGCGCACCAGCGGGACATCGGCATCGGCGACCGGCCCCGGGGCGGCACGTCCACGCCGGCGGACCACCGGTTCGTCACGGAGCACACGATCTACGCCGCGGTGGTCGGTTCGCGCGCGTTCGGGCTGGACACCGCGGATTCGGACACCGACGTGCGCGGCGTCTACGCGGCGCCGGCGGACGCGTTCTGGTCGCTGCGCAAGCCGCCGCAGCACGTGGACGGGCCGGCGCCGGAGCACTTCTCCTGGGAGGTGGAGCGCTTCTGCGAGCTGGCCCTGAAGGCGAACCCGAACCTGCTGGAGGTGCTGCACTCGCCGCTGGTGGAGACGGTCACGCCGCTCGGCGGGGAACTGCTGGAGCTGCGCGGCGCGTTCCTGTCCCAGCTGGTGTACCAGACCTACTCGGGTTATGTACTGAGCCAGTTCAAGAAGATCGAGGCGGACCTGCGCCGGGACGGGGAGCCGCGCTGGAAGCACGTCATGCACCTGCTCCGGCTGTTGCTGGCCTGCCGGGACGTGCTGGCCACCGGCAGCTTCCGCACGGACGCGGGCGAACACCGGGAAAGCCTCCTGCGGGTACGCCGGGGTGAGCGCTCCTGGCCGGACGTGGAGACGTGGCGGCTGTCGCTGCACGCGCAGATCGACGACGCGCTGGACCACTCGCCGCTGCCGGCCGTGCCGGACGTGGCCCGGGTGGACGCCTGGCTGCGCTCGGTGCGGGCGCGCAGCGCGGCGGAGGTGCTGCGATGACGGCCCGGGACATGACGCGGCTCGATCTCGGCGAACTGCGCGCGGCGACGAGCGGCCAGCCGTACCCGCTGCTGTTCGTGACCGTCTCCGGCGCGCACCTCTACGGTTTCCCGAGCCGGGACTCGGACGTCGACCTGCGCGGCGCGCACCTGCTGCCGATCGAGGAGGTGGTCGGGCTGCGCACCGGCCGGGACACGATCGACACCACCTTCGAGCGGGACGGCGCGGAGATCGACATGGTCACGCACGACGCGTTCAAGTTCTTCCGGCTGCTGCTGAGCCGCAACGGGTACGTGCTGGAGCAGCTGCTCTCGCCGATCGTGGTGTCGAGCTCGCCGGCGCACGAGGAGCTGCGCGCGCTCGGGCCGGACACGGTCACCCGGCATCACGCGCACCACTACCGGGGCTTCGCCCAGAGCCAGCACCGGCTGTACGCGAAGTCCGGCGAACTGAAACCGCTGCTCTACACGTTCCGGGCGTACCTGACCGGCCTGCACCTGATGCGGTCCGGCGAACTGGACACGCACCTGCCGACGCTGGCCGGGCTGGTACCGGAGGCGCCCGCATACCTCACGGAGCTGATCGCGGCGAAGACGGCCGGGGAGCACCGCGCCGCGGCCGGGCTGGCGCCGCCGGGCGTCACCGACGACCTCGCGCTCCTGGAGGCGGCGCTGGAGGAGGCCCGGGCGGCGACCCGGCTGCCGCAGCGGCCGGCCGCGGAGGACGCGGTGCATGATCTCCTGGTGCGGCTGCGGCTGGGCGGCTGACCCGATCGCCGGGGCGTCCGCGCCATGCTGGCTGCCCCGGCGCGCGTACGATCGCCGTATGGCGGAAAAGGTGATCCTCGGCCTCAGGGCGGACACCCTGACCCGGGCGCGGGCGGCCGCGGCCGAGGAGGGTCTCACGCTCTCGGCCTGGCTGGACCGTGCGGCCCGGCGCGAGGCGCTGCGGCAGGCCGCCCGGCGCCACGAGGAGTGGCTGACCGCCAACCCCGACGTCCGTGACGAGCTGGACGGTTTCGACCGTCTGGCGGAGAAGCTCGAGACCAACTGGAACGACCTCTCCGACGCCGCGTGAACCGGGGCGAGATCTGGACCATCGGTGGCCGCAGCGACCTGCGGTACCGGGTGGTGGTGCTGTCCGGGGACTCGCACAACGAGCGGCCCAGCGCCGCGCCGTTCTGCGCGCCGATCGTGCGTCAGCGCGGCAGCACGGAGCTGCCGCCGTTCGCGGTGCCGCTGGCCGAGGCCGACCCGCTCTCCGGCGTGGTGGTGGTCAACCGCATGCGCCGGCTGCCGGCCAGCGCGGGCGCGGAGAAGGTCGGGATGGTCACCGGCGCCAGCCTGGCCCGGCTCAACGAGGCACTGCGCGACCTGTTCGAGCTGTGACGTCCCGGAGCGCGGCGGGTCCGAGCGGCCCTCACCGCCCGGACCCGATCCCCACCCCGGTGTCAGGCGTTGCGCCGGCCCGCGATCGCGCCGGCCAGCACGGCCGCGAGCCCGGCATAGATCAGGAAGGCACCGGTGCCGATCGCGCCGGTCAGGTAGAGCGGGTCAAGGACGGCCTGCTCGGTGGAGACCATCACGGTCGCCACGTAGACCACGATGCCGCCGGCACCGATCACGGCGGCGCCCGGCACGCCGAGCCGGCGCAGCAGCGCCCAGAGGCCGAGCGGGACCACCGCGGCCGGGATCGCCAGCAGCAGCAGGCCCGCGCCGATGTTCGCATCCGCCGCTTCCCGGCGCAGCATCGCGTCCAACAGCAACAGCACACCGGCCGGTACGAACCAGGACACCGCGAAGACGGCGGCCCCACCGACCGCACCGAGAAACACCCGCTTGCCACTCATGCGGACGATCCTGCCGCCGCGCGCGGTCCGGGCCCTGAGTGCCGATACTCAACATCCGCCGCCCGGTGCGGGGTGTGGTGGTCCCGCCTCAGGGGGCCAGCGCCTCGATGATCTCGTCGGCGCGGCGGGACGCGGCCTCGGGGTCAGCGTCCGGCGCACCGATCGCCGGGTCCCAGTTGAGGTCGTGGAAGACCTCGGTGACGCCGGCCTCGGCGAGCCGGTTCACGTCCGCCCTGATCTGGGCGTACGAGCCGGTCAGCGGTTTGCGGCCGGCCTCCGGCAGCGCCCCGCCGGCCCGCACCGGGCCGCGGCTGACCACGCGGATCGCGTCCGGGTCGCGGCCCGCCTCGGCCGCCGCCGCGCGGACCAGCGCCACACTGTCGCCGATCTCGGCCAGGTTCGCCTTGCTGCGGCTGATCCAGCCGTCCGCGAGGCGGCCGGCCCGGCGCAGCGCCGCGGGCGCGGAGCCGCCGAGCAGGATCGGCGGGCCGGGACGCTGCACCGGCAGCGGGTGCTGGTAGCCGGCCGGGAGCCGGTAGAACTCGCCCTCGTGCGGCGCGCCGGAGCCGGACCAGAGCGTGCGGAGCACCCGGACGTACTCGGCGGTGCGCGGGCCGCGGCGAGCCAGGTCCGCGCCGGCCGCGACGAACTCCGGCGCGGACCAGCCGCTGCCCAGGCCCAGGTCGAGGCGGCCGCCGGAGAGCACGTCGAGCGTGGCGGCCTGCTTGGCCAGGTGCACCGGCGGGACGAACGGCAGGTTCACGATCGCGACGCCGAGCCGGATCGTGGTGGTGCGCGCGGCCGCGAAGGCGAGCGCGATCAGCGGATCCAGCACGCTCCGGTAGACCGGCTCGGGCTGCGGGTCGACCGGCACGAAGAGCCGCTGGAACGTCCAGAGCGAGTGATATCCGAGCTGCTCGGCGCGGGTGGCCACGGCCGCGAGACGATCCGGGGAGGCCCACGCGCCGGCCACCGGCAGGCCCAGTCCGACATGCATGGTGCCCACCGTACCGACCGGCGGATCGGTCACGGTGATGTCCGAAACCCGCGAGCCACGGGACCGGCGGCCGGGGCAGGATCGAGGGCGTGGAGTTGGACTTCGAGCGCTGCTACCGGGCCGTGGACAGCCGCGATCAGCGGTTCGACGGGTGGTTCTTCACGGCCGTCACGTCGACCGGCATCTACTGCCGTCCGTCCTGCCCGGCCGTCACGCCCCGCCGGGAGAACGTCCGGTTCTACCCGTCCGCCGCGGCCGCCCAGGGCAACGGCTTCCGCGCCTGCCGCCGGTGCCGCCCGGACGCGGCGCCCGGCTCACCGGAGTGGGACTCGCGGGCCGACGCGGTCGGCCGGGCGATGCGGCTGATCGGCGACGGCGTGGTCGACCGCGAGGGCGTGCCCGGGCTCGCTCGCCGGCTGGGTTACACCGAGCGCCACCTGCAGCGCCTGCTGACGGCCGAGGTGGGGGCCGGTCCGCTGGCGCTGGCCCGGGCGCAGCGGGCGCAGACCGCGCGCATCCTGATCGAGACGACCGGGCTGAGCCTCACCGAGATCGCGTTCGCGGCCGGGTTCGGCAGCGTGCGGCAGTTCAACGAGACGATGCAGGCGGTGTTCGACGCGAGCCCGTCCCAGCTGCGGGAGTCGCGGCGGCAACGCTCGGTCTGGGCGGTGCCGGGGCCGGCCGAGCCGGCCGGCCCGGGCGTGGTGCACCTGCGGCTGTCCCATCGCGCACCGCTGCACGTGCCCGCGCTGCTCGGGTTCCTGGCGGCCCGCGCGATTCCCGGCGTGGAGGAGGCGAGCGCGGTGACGTATCGGCGGGCGCTGTCGCTGCCGAACGGCCCGGCGACCGCGGAGCTGACGCCGCGCGCCGGCTATGTGGCGGCCACGCTGCGGGTGGCGGACATGCGCGACCTGGCGCCGGCCGTGGCCCGCTGCCGCCGGCTGCTCGACCTGGACGCCGATCCGGACGCGATCGACGGCCTGCTCGACGCCGACCCCTACCTGTCCCCCTCCGTCTCGGACGAGCCGGGCGTGCGCGTCCCACGGGCGGTGGACGGCTTCGAGATGGCGGTGCGCGCGGTGGTCGGCCAGCAGATCTCGGTCGCCTCCGCCCGCTCGGTCCTGAAACGCCTGGTCCGCGCCGCGGCCGCGCTGCCGTCCCACGACACGGCGAGCGTGGCGGCCCACGACACGGCGGCCGGCGAACCGGCGGCCGACGTCGTGGCGGCCGAGGACGTGGCGGCCGAGGACGTGGCGGCCGAGGACGTGGCGGCCGAGGACGTGGCGGCCGGGCGGCCGGTGCCCGGCTATTCGATGGCGGACGATCCGGCCGGGCTGATGCCCTTCCCGAGCGCGGAGCGGCTGCTGGCCCTGCCGGACGACGCATTCGGCATGCCGGTCGCGCGGCGGGAGACGCTGCGTGCGCTGGCCCGGGCCGTGGCGGACGGGCTGGTGCTCGATCCGGGCGGCGACCGGGAGGAGATCACGGCGCGGCTGACCGCGCTGCCCGGCATCGGCGCCTGGACCGCGGGTTACGTGGCGCTGCGCGCGCTCGGCGACCCGGACGTGCTGCTCCCCACGGATCTGGCGGTGCGCAAGGGCGCGCGGGCACTCGGGCTGCCGCACACGCCCGCCGCGCTGGCCGCGCGCGCGGAGCAGTGGCGCCCGTGGCGCTCCTACGCGCTGATCCGCCTGTGGCGCGCCGCCGCGGCCGCCTCCGGCCCGGCCACCTCCGCCACGGCCGCCACGACCACCTCCGCCACGGCTGCCTCCAGCCCGGCTGCCTTCGGCCCGCCTGCCTCCGGCCCGTCTGCCTCCGCCGTGGCCACCTCCGGCCCGGCTGCCACCGGCCCGCCTGCCTCCGGCCCGTCTGCCTCCGCCGTGGCCACCTCCGGCCCGGCTGCCACCGGCCGGCGTGCCTCGGGCCGGGCCACCTCCGGCCCGGCTGCCTCCGCCACGGCCATCTCGGGCCCGAGTGCCTCCGGCCCGGCCGCGACGACTGCCGGTGTCAGCACGACCGCGGCCGGGGCCGCCACGAGGGCTGCTGCCCGGCCATGACGACTGCCACCCGGCCCTGAGGCGCTCGCGACGCGACCGCCGGCAGTGGCCGGTGCACGTTCCCCCGGGTGCCCCACACCCGGCGCCGAGTTTCGAGGAGACCACGATGACCACACTGAACCATGCGATGACGGTGACACCGGCCGGGCCGCTGACGATCGTGGCCGGGCCGGACGGGCGGGTGCGCGCGACCGGCTTCACCGCGGACGTGCCCGGCCTGGTGGCGCTGATCCACCCGACCCTGCGCGACGGCGCCGAGCTGCGCGAACGTGCGGATCTGGGCGAGATCACCGGAAAGGTGCGGTCCTATCTGGACGGCGATCTGACCGCGATCGACGACGTCCCGGTGCATCAGCACTCCGACGGCGCGTTCATGACGCACGCCTGGGCGGTGATGCGCGGGATCAAGGCGGGTGAGCCGGTCACCTACACACGGTTCGCGGAGCTGTCCGGCCGGCCCGCGGCGATCCGGGCGGCCGCCGCGGCCTGCGCGCGGAACGCGGTGGCGTTCTTCGTGCCGTGCCACCGGGTGCTGCGGGTGGACACGTCGCTCGGCGGCTACCGGTGGGGTCTGGAGGTCAAGCAGTGGCTGCTGGATCACGAAGCCCGTCGATGAGCCGCATTGACGACAAGAGTGAGTAACCCTTCATCCGGTCAGATATCGACGCAGTTGCTACCGTCACTGTGTGCAGCGTGATCGCCACTGGACTCTGAGTGGCGGCCCGCGCCGCCAGCCGGCGCGAAATTTATGGCGAATTAGGCGTTACCTCCGCCCGTACCGATGGCAGATGCTCTGGTTGCTCCTGACCGGGCTGGGCGGGGCCGCTGCGAGCCTGGCCGTCCCGCTGGTGGTGCAGCGGGTCGTGGACGGCCCTGTCGCGCGTGGTGACGTGCACGGGCTGCTGCTGCTCGGCGCCCTTGCACTGCTGTTCGGCGTGGTCGAGGCCGTGCTGATCTTCATCCGGCGGTGGACGCACGCGGCCGCCGCGGTCGGGCTGGAGGCGGCGATCCGCGACGACCTCTACGCGCACCTGCAGAAGCTGCCGGTCTCGTTCCACGACCGGTGGCAGTCCGGCCAGCTGCTCTCCCGCGCCACCAGCGACCTCGGCGTGATCCGGCGGTTCCTGTCGTTCGGGCTGATCTACCTGGTGGTCAACACGATCACCTACGTGACGGTGATAGCGATGCTGTTCAAGCTCTACTGGCCGCTCGGGCTGGTCGTGGCCGCCAGCGCGGTGCCGCTGTTCGTCTTCGCCCGGCAGTTCGCGAACGGTTACCTGTGGGCGTCGCGCGCGCTGCAGGAGCAGCAGGGCGACGTGGCCACGCTGGTCGAGGAGACCGCGGCCGGGCTGCGGACCATCCGGTCGTTCGGGCGCAGCCGGTTCATGGCCGGCCGGTTCGCGGACGAGATCGGCGAGCTGCGGGACATCGCGATCGACAAGGCCGGGCTGCTCTCCCGCGCGTCCGCCAAGTTCGACCTGGTGCCGAACCTGACGCTGGCCGTGGTGCTGGTGGTCGGCTCGATCGCGGTCGCCGGCGGCGAGCTGACCGTCGGCCGGCTGGTCGCGTTCGCGTCGCTGCAACTGCTGCTGATCTGGCCGGTCGAGTCGCTCGGCTGGATCATCGCGAACGGGCAGGAGTCGATGACCGCGGCCGACCGGGTCTTCGAGGTGATGGACACGCCGCCCGCGGTCACGGACACCCCGCACGCCCGCGCGGTGGCGCCCGGGCCGGGCCTGCTCGTCCTCCGCGACGTGCACTTCCGCTATCCGGGCACCACGATCGAGGTGCTGCGCGGCGTGGACCTGGAGGTGCGGCCCGGCGAGACGATGGCGATCGTCGGCGTGACCGGCAGCGGCAAGACGTCGCTGGTCTCGCTGGTCCCCCGGCTCTACGACGCGACCGCCGGCCAGATCACGCTGGACGGCACCGACCTGCGCGACATCCGGCTCGACTGCCTGCGCGAGCTGGTCGGTGTGGCGTTCGAGGAGCCGGTGCTGTTCTCCATGTCAGTCCGGGAGAACATCACGCTCGGCGCGCCCGGCGCCACCGACGCGCAGATCGCCGACGCGCTCGCGGTCGCCCAGGCCGGCTACGTGTACGACCTGCCCTGGGGCCTGGACACCCGGATCGGCGAGCAGGGCCTGTCGCTCTCCGGCGGGCAGCGGCAGCGGCTCGCGCTGGCCCGCGCGGTGCTCGCCCGGCCGCGCGTGCTGGTGCTCGACGACCCGCTCTCCGCGCTCGACGTGCACACCGAGGCGCTGGTCGACGACGCGCTGGCCCGGGTGCTCAAGGGCACGACCGCGCTGCTGGTGGTGCACCGCCCGTCCACGATCGCGCTCGCGGACCGGGTCGCGCTGCTCGCCGACGGCCGGATCGCGGCCGTCGGCACCCACTCCGAGCTGCTGGCGGCCGTGCCCGCGTACCGCGCGGTGCTGGCCGCCGAGACCGCACCGGTGCACGGGTCATGACCGGCGACCTCGGCGTCACCGGCGACCTCGGCGTCACCGGCGACCTCGGCGTGACCGCCGGCCGGAAGGCGTGGCGGGGCCGCGCCGTCGAAGAGGACGCGGAGCGCGCCGCGGCCGAGGCGCCGGACGCGCGCGCGGTGCTGCGGCTGCGCTCCCGCAGCCGGCGACTGCTCGGCGACCTGCTGCACCCGCACCGCGGCATGCTCGGCGTCACGGTCGCGTTGCTGCTGCTGCAGAACGCGGCCGGGATGGCCGGCCCGTTCCTGGTCATGCTGATCATCGACCGGGGCATCCCGCCGCTGGCCGCGGACCGCGACTTCCGGCCGCTGGTGGTCCTCGGCGCCGCGTTCCTGTCCGCCGCGCTGATCGAATACGCCACGAAGCGCGCGTTCCTGCTGCTCTCCGCGCGGATCGGCCAGTCCGTGCTGTACGACCTGCGGCAACGCGTGTACGACACGTTCCAGCGGCTCAGCGTCGGCTTCCACG
Coding sequences within it:
- a CDS encoding MFS transporter; protein product: MIYRYLTAAVLARFADEGARVALVLLALETAGSPVLGGALAAAFMVPHVLAGPAVGALADRARRRAPVYLLLIGGNGVAIALCGLLTGRVPAAVVVVIAVLGGCCAPLGTGGLSSLIKELFPPERRDRVYGMDVMTYNLAGICGPAVVAGIAELGGARPATLVLGAGAITAGLLVLTLRLPARPAPEAAGNVLTGGFGAIWRIRPLRAVTLATGLGAGAYGAFPLITALLAIEYHAGWAAGALLSAAAIGGLAGSLLYARHPIGASRPERTVMICLLASALPMALVPVVPGVIPALLLFGVAGFFFGPQSAALFASRDRHAPPAVHTQVFTLGAGLKVSGSALGAALAGYAAGVGAAGLLLAAAGVYAAGGVIGAALLARE
- a CDS encoding nucleotidyltransferase domain-containing protein is translated as MTNSPRLPGGTQVVLREASVDLAGARVQRGATGRVVGDSEANGYLVRLTDGRQVTAARGELALRKAHQRDIGIGDRPRGGTSTPADHRFVTEHTIYAAVVGSRAFGLDTADSDTDVRGVYAAPADAFWSLRKPPQHVDGPAPEHFSWEVERFCELALKANPNLLEVLHSPLVETVTPLGGELLELRGAFLSQLVYQTYSGYVLSQFKKIEADLRRDGEPRWKHVMHLLRLLLACRDVLATGSFRTDAGEHRESLLRVRRGERSWPDVETWRLSLHAQIDDALDHSPLPAVPDVARVDAWLRSVRARSAAEVLR
- a CDS encoding nucleotidyltransferase domain-containing protein; the encoded protein is MTRLDLGELRAATSGQPYPLLFVTVSGAHLYGFPSRDSDVDLRGAHLLPIEEVVGLRTGRDTIDTTFERDGAEIDMVTHDAFKFFRLLLSRNGYVLEQLLSPIVVSSSPAHEELRALGPDTVTRHHAHHYRGFAQSQHRLYAKSGELKPLLYTFRAYLTGLHLMRSGELDTHLPTLAGLVPEAPAYLTELIAAKTAGEHRAAAGLAPPGVTDDLALLEAALEEARAATRLPQRPAAEDAVHDLLVRLRLGG
- a CDS encoding type II toxin-antitoxin system PemK/MazF family toxin — its product is MNRGEIWTIGGRSDLRYRVVVLSGDSHNERPSAAPFCAPIVRQRGSTELPPFAVPLAEADPLSGVVVVNRMRRLPASAGAEKVGMVTGASLARLNEALRDLFEL
- a CDS encoding TIGR03619 family F420-dependent LLM class oxidoreductase, with the protein product MHVGLGLPVAGAWASPDRLAAVATRAEQLGYHSLWTFQRLFVPVDPQPEPVYRSVLDPLIALAFAAARTTTIRLGVAIVNLPFVPPVHLAKQAATLDVLSGGRLDLGLGSGWSAPEFVAAGADLARRGPRTAEYVRVLRTLWSGSGAPHEGEFYRLPAGYQHPLPVQRPGPPILLGGSAPAALRRAGRLADGWISRSKANLAEIGDSVALVRAAAAEAGRDPDAIRVVSRGPVRAGGALPEAGRKPLTGSYAQIRADVNRLAEAGVTEVFHDLNWDPAIGAPDADPEAASRRADEIIEALAP
- a CDS encoding methylated-DNA--[protein]-cysteine S-methyltransferase gives rise to the protein MTTLNHAMTVTPAGPLTIVAGPDGRVRATGFTADVPGLVALIHPTLRDGAELRERADLGEITGKVRSYLDGDLTAIDDVPVHQHSDGAFMTHAWAVMRGIKAGEPVTYTRFAELSGRPAAIRAAAAACARNAVAFFVPCHRVLRVDTSLGGYRWGLEVKQWLLDHEARR
- a CDS encoding ABC transporter ATP-binding protein, producing the protein MLWLLLTGLGGAAASLAVPLVVQRVVDGPVARGDVHGLLLLGALALLFGVVEAVLIFIRRWTHAAAAVGLEAAIRDDLYAHLQKLPVSFHDRWQSGQLLSRATSDLGVIRRFLSFGLIYLVVNTITYVTVIAMLFKLYWPLGLVVAASAVPLFVFARQFANGYLWASRALQEQQGDVATLVEETAAGLRTIRSFGRSRFMAGRFADEIGELRDIAIDKAGLLSRASAKFDLVPNLTLAVVLVVGSIAVAGGELTVGRLVAFASLQLLLIWPVESLGWIIANGQESMTAADRVFEVMDTPPAVTDTPHARAVAPGPGLLVLRDVHFRYPGTTIEVLRGVDLEVRPGETMAIVGVTGSGKTSLVSLVPRLYDATAGQITLDGTDLRDIRLDCLRELVGVAFEEPVLFSMSVRENITLGAPGATDAQIADALAVAQAGYVYDLPWGLDTRIGEQGLSLSGGQRQRLALARAVLARPRVLVLDDPLSALDVHTEALVDDALARVLKGTTALLVVHRPSTIALADRVALLADGRIAAVGTHSELLAAVPAYRAVLAAETAPVHGS